In Aedes albopictus strain Foshan chromosome 3, AalbF5, whole genome shotgun sequence, the genomic window gatcgattttgctgttgctgagccatcaagcattcaaccattcacttttcgaatgcacgacacttttaccgatcgatggaatatatccgaaaattatccggttcataactcttaaggaataattttctctggtcctgaaaaggtccgttcaaataacggttgattttagaaagacaattgaaaattatccgcactgaatgcgggaagccatcgaaaactgccgccgcctgctgccgagAATGAGATTCctagttctatcagatagatagtcgagagtcgtcgctgggttggtgcgcagcttacccagctgcggaggtaacttccattgccgggcccaccgcagccgtgatcagtggatgagattcctggtgctatcactcgtcgcagttgacgtgctgctgcgcagccgtggacgtgatatcctcctccaccctccctgactgatccaacgaaaatgacgaaaaaaatcagagggagcatcttttatgtccctagattagcagatgaagctcctcccattcagcaGGCTTTccggtttatttcgattgcatgacccgccccgcatgcttcagacgcttcaaacgattttcgaccaaaaatgagaaaatttttcattaaacggataaagtaaccaaaatataggaagattcagatcattttaattcgaaaaatgctagaattaaacaagagATCGTCTTTAAATTACGGCAcgcaaaaattagtcattttcaacccctcctcatccctgtcacactttttgtacggaacctctgaaatttttgtatgggtcgtcacactttgctgacccctcccctttaaacgtgacgaaatttatggacgctccccaatttttcacgaaaaatggttctgataggacaatgcgttgctaaattctgggtggaacgattagtggccggaattcaatctttcatttctcgattgaaccacacttttctcgattgatggaatgaaattatgcatgtcacgcaatgcgttttggtgttctccttgctaaatacaggatgccaccgaaaactggtacgccgctttctgccatggatgagattcctggtgctatccgcacgatagccgagagttttgcggctgggttgatgtgccactgttcagatgtggaggtgacatccaccctgcctgactgatccaacgaaaatgacgaaagaaataagagggaacagcttttatgtccctagattggcagatgaagctcctcccattcggctggctttccagtttatttcgtttgcatgtcccgccccgcatgcaacaGACGCTTGaatcggttaatcaaccgagaaatgagaaaattttcatttaacgaataaagtaatcaaaatattggaagatttagataacTTTAAttggaaaaatggttaaattaaacaatgtttcacgaaaaatgctctggataggataaagcgttgctaaattcctggtggaatcattagtggccggcatcattattgttgcggggccaccaagcatacaatttttcacttttcggttgcaccacacttttaccgagcgatggaatgaaataattatctgattcacaactcttgaggaataattttctatggtcctgaaaagaaccgtttgaatattgaacgatttcagacagaaaattgacatgaattaatcatgccacgcaatgcgtttttaaatttctccgtgctgaatgctgaacgccgtcgaaaattggcccgccgcttgctgccgtggatgagattagtgatcgccctcactgttgctgaaccactaccaagaattcaatctcccactatttggtttcactacactttctcggtcgatgcaggaaatttatccaattaactctctaggaagcattttcgaagaaattgaaatcaattcatcatgccacgcaatgcgtgttggatttctccgtgctgtttgctggaagccgtagAAAATTGTCCCGCCGCTTGatgccgtgggtgcgattccggattttgctgctgcctctgccaccaccgtcgatcaatccgatgttcaaacacttccttggtctgccgtgtTAGATGGTTAAAAGGTGAAtgcgcaacagcacccttgccgaaaaccaccgccaccgagccgacacggccgtcaaagaagaatgacgaaaacgcaaacgaagaaagtgggcagctctcgttcgatgcgttcacctcgagacgacaaagacaaatgagggaagatgcgaagaagcagtagcttttatattcgacgggagcatccaaaatgtgctcgatcgtgattggctggaataaacatgggttcacttttcccaatttttcaatagtttgttattgaaaatcagcaaatgttaatattgtacataattggtgtaaagatttccaatcgattggagccaaaattttgaaaattcaacgagaaatggctgagttattaacgctcaaaatctccacttcaaacgtaacgcggccgatttctgaaaatttagaatgacacccggtatagaaaagagagacgtagtcctacgtcaaaaaaatcGGCCAGACTTCAGCTCGGACAAAAATGCTGAACGACCAGCAAAGCAAGCTGTCATAACGTATTACTGAAAAATCAGCAAGAAATATTTTGCTGGATGGATTGCTggttttacagcatgtcaaaaaccagcaaatttTTGCTGTtttccagcgaaataaaaatagtgtgtaggtgctgcggatataatcaaaattgttgtcacgatgtctccatttgccgctgtcaagccgttggacaGCGAGGAGAAAgagaaacattgttttgagcctattttagctaattttgtaacaattATCCATCAAAATTCCAATAGCGAATGGAATTAATATGTTTAAAAAACGCAAAAATATGTAAACTACGCAGCAGTGTGTTGTTTCCTCGCTCTCCAactcgcaatgttgtcaaaaacaaagaatAAGCTACATAGCTGATAATGTCCGTGAGAGATGCCAAATTTGGGTGttttgccgtttacccaaaagtgggtttatttcaacccactagggtactttgaAAGTCAACGCTGGGTAGATGGATTGCAATTTTCTGCAGGACATGGCagattcgtacagaggctcactGTCATatataaatacttaaaaaaacCCTCAcaccacactgaaataaattttgttgtcgtttccaccgaatccatggtagaactaagaactgtaccaacaattttcaaccgaatgcaaaattctgttaattgtactgaaacattgtcaatattaccatgcgtgaagtaccattgactaaaaacattcttgatgttactattttgacattgtatttttgaccatgtttatctaagacgcgcaacattcaagtctacatggtcgaaattacaatgcccaaataatAGAACCaataatgtttttagtcaacagtaatacacgcatggtaatattgacaatgtttcagtgcaattaacagaattttgcattcggttgaaaattgttggtacagttcttaattctaccatggattcggtggaaacgacgacaaaatttatttcagtgcatgCATCTTGTCATGCATCACACCATGATTCACGTAATTTTCGAATGTGCCCTAATGagtcagaaaaaaaacaaaattcatttAGTGAACAAAGTGTTCACCCGTGACAAAGCTGCTAATCATCATCGTCATTAGTTTGTTTTGGGCATGTCAGGTTGAGGTTAGTCAAAAGGAAACCTTCCCCATCGGAAAGTCGCACTTTTCGCAGTTTCTAAAAAACTAGTGATTATCTGATCGGAGGAAACCTCGCAGGCAGCACCGACACACAGTCATCGAGAGCGCTAGCGTATTGTTCCACGGGACAAAAGAATGGTATTTTACTTCACAAGCAATGTCGTCCAACCGCCGGTGACCCTCTTCATGGGGATTGATAAGTATGAAAGTAAGGGACCGAATCCTGTCGCTTTTCGGATTGTCTTTGACGCTTTGTTATAGTTAGGAGGTTTACGATGGCGGTTTATTCTCTGTTCCAGATGAAGAGCTGATCAAATGGGGCTGGCCGGAAGATGTTTGGTTTCATGTGGATAAGGTGTCCTCAGCGCACGTATATCTGCGACTGGCACCGGTAAGTTGATTTTCCTAGAAGTTGTTTACTCTTTGAAATGAAACTTGTTCAGCCATGAACTTCATATGAATCTTTCGACAGGGACAATCACTGGACGACGTTCCGGCGACCGTGCTGGAAGATGCCTGCCAGCTGGTCAAAGCTAACAGTATTAATGGCAACAAGATGAACAACATCGATATCGTCTACACAATGTGGGAAAACCTCAAGAAGACTCCGGCCATGGAGGTGGGTCAGGTGGCGTTCCACAAGGACAAAGAGGTCCGCAAGATGCGCGTCGAGAAGCGTGTCAACGAGATCGTGAACCGGCTGAATAAAACCAAACGCGAAGAGCATCCGGACTTCCGGGCGGAACGTGAGAAGCGCGATGCCGACGAACGGGCGGACAAGAAGCGCGCGGCTCGGGATGTCCGCGAGAAGGAGAAGGAGGAGGAAAAGCGACGGAAGGAGGAAGCGGAAATGAGAAGCTACAACTCGCTGATGAAGTCGGAGAACATGACTAGCAACTACGACGCTGGGAACGATTCGGATGAGTTCATGTAAGAAAATTGGGCTGAATTTCGATGAAAAACAATATAAATTATAAAAATGTGATTACATTTTTTCTTTGCATTTCGTGACTAGCACGAGTACCTATACTGGATCGAATCCGAATGTCCTTTATGCACTATCGCTGATCCCTGCTGCGCATCAGAGCTGCACATTGACGGCTGCTAGTGCGTCCACAATCCACTGTGGAACCTGACCATCCGGGAAGCGTTCTTTCATATACGATTGGACGAATTGTGGGAAAGTGTCAGCTTTGATATTCTCTCGCATTTCGTTCATCAGTTTAAGCTGAAAACAACCATTTGATTGATTTTAACGATGTGTAAAGTGATCTCGGGGACAAATCTCCGATGTAGTTCTAGACCTGGCATAtataataaatatatatatatatatatatatacatcgAAAGACTAGAAAGGTTTGCGAGTAGGGTTTGTTTATCGATGCCTGATGTAGGTACCGGATGCCAATTCAAACTACTcaaaacatgatgttatccacTTACCTGGAATGCCACATTGTGAATACTAATGATACTGCAGGCCACCGGTTCCACCGTAACAACATGATGCAGATACGACCGGGTGTACGTCTTGCAGGTTGAACATTCACAGCCTTCCTCTATTGGTCTCATGTCGGTTTTAAAACTTTGCTGTTTCAAATTCATCTGTCCTCGCCGCGTCAACGCACAGCCGAATCTGGCCGTCCTAGTAGGATACACACAATCGAACATATCGATTCCCAGCGCCACGCAAACCACCAAATCCGCGGCGAATCCAACCCCCATCAGGTACCGGGGCTTGTTCTCCGGAAGCAGATCCGTGCACAAATGCACCGTCCTCCAGAACTCGTCTTTGCTTTCGCCTCCGCTCAGCCCGCCAACCGCGTATCCTCGGGTATTCCTCTTGTTCAATTCTGCCGCACAGACCTTCCGCAGCTCCGGCTGCAGCCCACCCTGGACAATCGGAAATATACTTTGCTCGTCATCCCGGGCGTGGGCGGAAATGCTCCGGTCCAACCAGCGAATCGTCCGGTGCATCGCTTCCTCTACCCTCGGCCCGGTAGTCGTGGTCTTCACCACATCGTCCAACTGCATCATAATGTCCGCCCCGATGGCGTTCTGGATCTCCATCGAGCGCTCCGGCGTCAGCATGCACTGGCTCTTATCGTATGGAGATTCAAATTTCACACCCTCTTCGGTTATCTCCGCCAGCTGAAGCAGCGAAACCATCTGGAAGCCACCGGAATCCGTCAACAGCGCCTTTGGCCATCCCATGAACTGGTGCAGTCCACCGACTTTCTTCAACACCTCCGTCCCGGGTCGCATACCCAGATGGTAAGTGTTTCCCAGCATTATCTGACAGCCCAAGTTCAGGATCTGATCCGGAAGCAGCCCTTTCAGGGTACCCTACAACAAAAACCACTCAAACATTATCCAACCACAACCAACCAGTGTACCAACCTGCGTTCCAACGGGCATAAACACCGGCGTGTCGACATCACTGTGCCTCAGGCTCATCACTCCGACGCGGGCTTTGGTCGTGGAGCACTTTGCTTCCACCCGGTACCGCAGTGGTGGGTGATCTACTTGAGGCGTATCCTCCATGTCTTCGGCGACCATTGACTGCTCACAATTATTGGTTCCCGTTGTAGATATGTGTTTCCTGTTTCCAGATAACAGTTGATTTCCTAGGGATATCACAACTGGTCGACGGGCTGTGTTGGACAACGGCAGCATAACCTTTTGCGTAAGAGTGCGCCTCCCAACAGATGGATACCGGCGAACTGACGCGCGGACGATCGACCGGCCGTGGTGAAGAACCAATCAAAACACACGCGCTTGACGGCGACGGACTTGCACGCAGATTTGATGACGGTGTTCATTTGGTTCATCGTTGCCCCTGTGTAAAATTGATGGAGGTTCGTTTGGAAAGGAGTGCTCAATTTTCGCAATAGAGTTAATATtaataataaactatagaggaagaatgtcgctggcgtcgctgccgaaacatctcttgctggcggagataggccgggctataagtgtcaaagcgaaaaagtatgcagtttgacagatagatacccgacatgtttgcgagtttattaactctattatttTCGCACGCCGTCATTCTTTACACAGTTATTGAAATATGCACAAAAATGAGTACACTGAACCAAAACCCTCGCGGtgaattggctttttaagcgGTGATGagatcccatattctgaatctgcatgccaaactgagccgaaatccaaatttacatgaatttttggtgcccgggaacctatttaaaattcaatttgaagtttgtatgggagcgatttgtcaaatcacccctcgtcgcattttgtactgcgcggagctgtcaagcagttgcccagctgtcaaaaggtgatttcaaaaaactgctttgaaattgattttaggtataaaAATgaagtgggctgcaaaacggtgagtcgataaggagagcgtccaatatagctctggtcctaggATCTGCTTCTTATCAGATTTCTCCACtataattttcattcattttctatAAGAAACCCTCACCGGAATTGCCATTCAAAACCTAACCGAACAAAAATATTTAATCTAATATTCAGTGTTTCCCTAAGtattataatgtatactattggcagggccggatctaagggggggcgggggggcccgggccccgggcccccacattttaggggcccccacaaaaaccttttttggttgctaacactagctttattttgcatattactcaagtactgtactgaaaataaggaaaaacaattttggtcatctctccgaggggcctccacatgtcctcgggccccgggcccccacaatccttaatccgggcctgactaTTGGAAAAAACATAAATTCGTTCCCGAAATATGAatagaaaaaagtcgtcccgaaagggttaaaaCAATCAATTTTGTTGTTATTTCATAGCAGTACGCAGTATTTAGTTGAAACAACAAATTATCCAGTTTGTTTCAAACTGAAATGGTGGATTTAATACAACAAAATTACAGTTTGACACATCTTTTTTTCCAGTTTGTAGTTGAACAAGCATGTTTGTTGATTCAAACCAAATTTATATTTCTCCGTGTAGTTATTTTCCAGTTTCACTTCCATTAAAGATAAATGCTTATTGATCCATAACTAACTAGTATTATTGATTGTTGATGCTCTGTTCACGGATGGAAATTCGCACAGGAAATGGTGGAGGTGGAACTGTaacatgtcatgacattttccatccctggtaCCGTCGCTTAAGATTCCAGTACACAGGAGGCCGTATgaataaagtgccccacacaatgcatacgtttgcgtgtgcgtgacagtagtttgacagatttcccatggaaaaactgtcaaaaaaacgcaaacctcgacggaacggacgctatgtgttccaggcttaaagcTGAGTAAACACTCTTCTCTAATaagattcacagagatttgctccacggcttcacatagatttagtaaagagctgtaaagagtatttactcagctttattcatatgacCTAGGGAGATCGCAGTAGTCTGTGCGCGCGGACGGTTGTGTTTTTGAATCACCTGTCACGTTTTCCTTCGATTGCGCGTTTATTTCAGTAGATGAAATGGCTGACAAAAAGAAAAATATCAGTGAAGTTCCAAGTTGCGTTTTGTATGTAAGATTTCGTAGGCCGTCGTGCTCTCGCTGGTGTTCGGTTCGGATGAAAAACTTACATGTTTGTGTTGAATCGATGCTCTGCTGCCGTGGGATTGGTGATTCGGCAAGAGCTATGCCACCCGGATCGTGAAAGATTTGATTATTAATTTCCTTAACCGAAAATCCCTTTCCTTGAAGTGTGCCATTTCTAGGGATAGCAATAAACATAGTGCGTGTTTTGAAAGCGTCCTAAATTATCGCGATCGCCATTAAATATCGGTTACATGAAGTATAATCACGAAGTGTTTGGCACATAGCATAAACTGAAAAAGCGTTTTGAAGATACATGAGTGACGTGTGTGTTAAGTTTTAGTGCCTGAAGACAACTGCGACGTAAACTAATAATGCTACAATGAAACTGCAAGTGCACAGGGACTTTCAAATAACCATTTTTTTGGTTGATGtgttatacccaagtaaccacaagcattataacattgcacgaattagactgaatattaacttttgcaatgcgaaatgcagtaattccacacttgtcatgcaataatcctttagattggcattatcagtgtgatgatgcattgcatttttctttacattcgggtttattaaaaggtgatataagataattcaataattcaacactgcaaaaactgaataaatgcaatgtacaaactagcaaagtttgctctaacaatacaattataaaagcttgactctaatggtaaacaaataaaatcaagaagattgaacaactttacggtcaactctagcggtcttcaacatttctggttcgactaccGACCAACTgattccccgtttgagccaccgatcgacgacagcaaaacctatttagagatgaatttttctgttttctgtaggctgctatcacataccaataacgatggaaatcacaattagcatatgagcagtgtgcgaagggtgttttaatcgaggttttaattttcttatgttgattgaatatcttctaaaatgtattatgtatttatcagtaatttaacggaatgagataatttactgtattctattacatatgacatagtcgttttaccctctactACAATGATTGGGACAGAAGAACAGGTTCCTTTTAGTGAatcaaatatctgttgttatcactgcagcagaaacggtccaaggcgccagcgcgtatggaactcatctagcggtcttcaacacttctggttcgactcccgacccgacgACAAAAAAATAAAGGttaaacattcatgtgtgggggcatcagtaccgtcgataatgaaacggtgctaaaaatagatttttgttttggtttttcgtgttgcacttTTCAAGCATGtgcaatgcaaatgtacagcacatgcatttatattactttagcaatggctgtcagcgtgctgcaaaaTGTGGCACTagtttgattttagtggggcccttttcgactttaatattgcttcaatgaggtgtataaagtaatgcagcattatactCATAATTTTTGATGTATAGTAACCCGCGACTGACCCTAGCTACGCGACGACCATAGATACCTAAGTTGTTGATTTCTAATAAATTTTCATTCCCATTCCAACAATCAATCCCGAAGTACGTGTTTTTATCAAGCTCTGctataggttatgggcccagaccgTAACCGGAAGATCATCAGAAAATCAAGATGCCAGCgaatggaggaagttctggaattcaGCACGGCGGCGGAAACGGAAGTCGTAGCGAAGCAGGAAGCGTTCGAGTAACGACCGGATCTGTGGCGATGCCGGCCATAGAGAAACTGAAGGGGCGTGAGAACTATTCGACCTGGGCGTTTGCGATGAGGATGATTTTGATCAGAGAAGGAAGCTGGAGTGCGGTTGAACCGGTGGAAGGCGAAGTCGTACCAAATGACGTCAAGATGCGAGCGCTGGCGACGATCTGTCTCAGCCTGGAAAGTTTCAACTATAGTCTTGTCCAGGATGCGGCGGATGCAGCAGAAGCATGGAAGAAGTTAGCGACAGCGTTTCAAGACACCGGGCTGACGCGGAAGATTGGATTACTACGGAAGTTGACGTCGATTCGTTTGGCCAGCAGTTCGAGTGTGGAGGAATACGTCAATGAACTAATGAGCACCGCCCACAAGCTCGCTTCGATTGGATTCAAGGTGGACGACTCGTGGTTGGTGGCGTTGCTGCTGATGGGACTGCCAGATCATTACGAACCGATGATCATGGGATTGGAAGCCTCGGGAGCCAACCTAACCTCAGATGCGGTGAAAGCCAAGATCTTGCAAGATGTGAAGTTCGAAAGAAGGCCTACAAGTGGTAATGACGATGGAGCGTTGTACACGCGGAACGCAAATCCAAGCAAGTTGAAGACGCAGGGGAAGAAGAAACCTGAGAAGACGTGCTTCAATTGCGGAAAGGCCGGTCATTTCGCAGCCAAGTGTCCGGAGAAATTTTCAACTagagcgaaaccgaagtcgaacGGATTGTGCAGCATTTTTGCGATTGGCGATGTTCAAGCTGGAGCGTGGTATTTTGACTCGGGAGCGACGTGTCATATGGCCAGGCCGAATCAGAAGTTCACTGAAGAAACACCGATGCAACATGCCGTTGGGACTGCGAATAACGGAAGCATGAAGGCGTTGGCGAAAGGTATGGTTGAGATGCAGATTCTGGAAGGTACGATTGATGTCCATGGTGTACTGAAGATACCGGATTTGGCAACTAACCTATTGTCCGTAAGTGCGATCTGCAAGCGTTGGCATACCATGATCTTCACAGCGGATAAATGCGAAGTTTTGAACGAGGATGGTGAGCTGATCGTTTCTGGAAGCGAAGAAGGCGGCCTGTACCGAGTAAACCAGCCGGAGCGAACTTTTCTGGCAAACGGAATCCAGCTTTGGCATAGAAGGATGGCACATCTAAATGAGGCAAGTTTGAAGCAACTCCAGGACGTGACGGACGGTGTAGATTTTCAAGGCGGAAAGGTAGACGACTGTACAGCGTGTTTGATGGGTAAGCAAGCTCGGAAACCATTCCCGAAAAGTGATTCCAGGGCATCGGACCTGCTGGAGTTAGTGCATTCCGATATATGCGGACCAGTTGAAGTCTCTTCCTACGGCGGCAGCCGATATTTTATCACGTTTGTGGACGACGCTAGCAAGAAAGTGGCCGTATATTTCCTGAAGGCAAAAAGCGAGGCATTGGCGGCATTCAAATTATTTCAAGCAAAGGCGGAACGGCAAACTGGCAGAAAACTCAAAATTCTCAGGACGGACAATGGACAGGAATACGTTTCCAACGAATTTCGGAGAGCGCTGGAGAAGGACGGCATTCGTCATCAAAAGACCTGCCCATACACTCCGGAGCAGAATGGCACGGCTGAAAGGATGAACCGGACCCTGGTGGAGAAGGCAAGGTGTTTGCTGAACGATGCGCACATGCAGAAAGGATTCTGGGCGGAGGCGATATCAACGGCAGCATACTTGGTGAACCGGTCTCCAACAAGAGCCATTGGAAACAAGACTCCCGAAGAAATCTGGACTGGAAGGAGACCTGATTTGCGGCACCTGAAAGTATTTGGCGCTAGTGTGGCGATTCACATACCAAAGGTCAAGCGTAGGAAGTTCGACCCTAAGGCAACAAAAGGAACGTTTGTCGGGTACTGTGAGGACACCAAAGGGTATCGCGTGTACTGTCCAGAAAGCAACAAGTTCGAGATCAGCCGCGACATGATAGTGATCAACGAGAATGGAAAGTGTTCAAGTTCAGACTGCGTTCAGGACGTCGTTCCGGTGCAATTCATGGAGCTTTTTGTTGAAGAAATCGTGATGTCTAATGAAAATCCAGCTAATCCTGTTCCAAATGGTGTCGAAGACGATGATGAAGCTTCTGGAAACGATACGTTAGAGACGTCCATTGAAGATTTTGAAGATGTCTGTACCGATCCCGCGCTCCCACCGCAACAATCAAGACCAGTTGAAATGAGTCAACAAGGGTTGAGGCGCAGCGGTAGGGAGCGCACTTGTCCAGGCAAGTATGATGATTTTATTACGTATGGTTCTTTTACTGGCGATGT contains:
- the LOC109410905 gene encoding coiled-coil domain-containing protein 25; the protein is MVFYFTSNVVQPPVTLFMGIDKYENEELIKWGWPEDVWFHVDKVSSAHVYLRLAPGQSLDDVPATVLEDACQLVKANSINGNKMNNIDIVYTMWENLKKTPAMEVGQVAFHKDKEVRKMRVEKRVNEIVNRLNKTKREEHPDFRAEREKRDADERADKKRAARDVREKEKEEEKRRKEEAEMRSYNSLMKSENMTSNYDAGNDSDEFM
- the LOC109411099 gene encoding queuine tRNA-ribosyltransferase catalytic subunit, giving the protein MLPLSNTARRPVVISLGNQLLSGNRKHISTTGTNNCEQSMVAEDMEDTPQVDHPPLRYRVEAKCSTTKARVGVMSLRHSDVDTPVFMPVGTQGTLKGLLPDQILNLGCQIMLGNTYHLGMRPGTEVLKKVGGLHQFMGWPKALLTDSGGFQMVSLLQLAEITEEGVKFESPYDKSQCMLTPERSMEIQNAIGADIMMQLDDVVKTTTTGPRVEEAMHRTIRWLDRSISAHARDDEQSIFPIVQGGLQPELRKVCAAELNKRNTRGYAVGGLSGGESKDEFWRTVHLCTDLLPENKPRYLMGVGFAADLVVCVALGIDMFDCVYPTRTARFGCALTRRGQMNLKQQSFKTDMRPIEEGCECSTCKTYTRSYLHHVVTVEPVACSIISIHNVAFQLKLMNEMRENIKADTFPQFVQSYMKERFPDGQVPQWIVDALAAVNVQL